A window of the Pyrodictium abyssi genome harbors these coding sequences:
- the rpsJ gene encoding 30S ribosomal protein S10, with amino-acid sequence MVQRAEIKLWSTNVQNLNAVVDQIRKIAQKSGVRIRGPIPLPTKRLIVPTLKLPHGEGSKKWDKWELRIHKRLVILDADERVMRQIMRVRVPEDVYIEIRLR; translated from the coding sequence ATGGTGCAGCGTGCTGAGATAAAGCTCTGGAGCACGAATGTACAGAACCTAAACGCGGTTGTCGACCAGATACGCAAGATAGCACAGAAGTCGGGCGTGCGCATCCGCGGCCCGATACCACTGCCCACTAAGCGGCTCATAGTGCCCACGCTAAAGCTACCCCATGGCGAGGGCTCCAAGAAGTGGGACAAGTGGGAGCTACGCATACACAAGCGCCTAGTAATACTTGACGCCGACGAGCGTGTCATGAGGCAGATAATGAGAGTCCGCGTACCCGAGGACGTATACATAGAGATAAGGCTACGCTAG
- the tuf gene encoding translation elongation factor EF-1 subunit alpha — MSQQKPHINLVVIGHVDHGKSTLVGHLLFRLGFVDEKTLRTLEEEAKKKGKESFKFAWLMDRLKEERERGVTIDLSFVKFETKKYYFTIIDAPGHRDFIKNMITGASQADAAILVVSARKGEFEAGMSAEGQTREHLILAKTMGIDQLIVAVNKMDAPDVNYSKERYEQIVAVLKKFMKGLGYKIDQIPFIPVSAWTGENLIERSPNMPWYNGPTLVEALDNYIQPPKKPVDKPLRIPIQNVYTIPGVGTVPVGRVETGVLKVGDKVVFMPPGVVGEVRSIEMHHQPIQQAEPGDNIGFNVRGISKRDIKRGDVAGHPDTPPTVAEEFTARIFIIWHPSAVTVGYSPVIHAHTASVAARITEIQAKLDPRTGQVVEKNPQFLKMGDAAIVKFKPIKPMVIEKYSEFPQLGRFAMRDMGKTVGIGVVMDVKPAKVEIKKK, encoded by the coding sequence ATGAGCCAGCAGAAGCCTCACATAAACCTGGTAGTCATCGGCCACGTAGACCACGGTAAGAGCACGCTAGTAGGCCACCTGCTATTCCGTCTAGGCTTCGTCGACGAGAAGACTCTGAGGACACTAGAGGAGGAGGCCAAGAAGAAGGGTAAGGAGTCGTTCAAGTTCGCCTGGCTAATGGACAGGCTAAAGGAGGAGCGCGAGCGCGGTGTAACAATCGACCTGAGCTTCGTAAAGTTCGAGACAAAGAAGTACTACTTCACAATCATCGACGCCCCTGGCCACAGAGACTTCATTAAGAACATGATTACTGGCGCTAGCCAGGCAGACGCTGCCATCCTAGTGGTATCCGCTAGGAAGGGTGAGTTTGAGGCTGGCATGAGCGCTGAGGGTCAGACCCGTGAGCACCTCATCCTAGCAAAGACGATGGGTATCGACCAGCTAATAGTAGCTGTGAACAAGATGGACGCTCCTGACGTGAACTACAGCAAGGAGAGGTATGAGCAGATAGTAGCAGTGCTCAAGAAGTTCATGAAGGGCCTCGGCTACAAGATAGACCAGATACCCTTCATACCGGTATCCGCCTGGACAGGCGAGAACCTCATCGAGCGCAGCCCCAACATGCCCTGGTACAACGGCCCAACCCTGGTAGAGGCTCTAGATAACTACATACAGCCGCCTAAGAAGCCAGTAGACAAGCCGCTAAGGATACCCATACAGAACGTCTACACCATACCCGGCGTCGGCACCGTCCCAGTGGGCCGTGTCGAGACCGGCGTACTCAAGGTAGGCGACAAGGTAGTCTTCATGCCGCCGGGCGTGGTCGGCGAAGTCCGTAGCATTGAGATGCACCACCAGCCAATACAGCAGGCTGAGCCCGGCGACAACATAGGCTTCAACGTCCGTGGCATATCCAAGAGGGACATCAAGCGCGGCGACGTGGCCGGCCACCCAGACACACCGCCAACAGTAGCCGAGGAGTTCACCGCGAGGATATTCATCATATGGCACCCCAGCGCCGTCACAGTGGGCTACAGCCCAGTAATACACGCTCACACCGCCAGCGTAGCTGCCAGGATAACCGAGATACAGGCCAAGCTAGACCCGAGGACTGGCCAGGTAGTAGAGAAGAACCCGCAGTTCCTAAAGATGGGCGATGCTGCCATAGTAAAGTTCAAGCCGATAAAGCCGATGGTGATCGAGAAGTACAGCGAGTTCCCACAGCTAGGCCGCTTCGCCATGAGAGACATGGGCAAGACTGTAGGCATCGGCGTAGTAATGGACGTAAAGCCCGCCAAGGTAGAGATAAAGAAGAAGTAA
- a CDS encoding 30S ribosomal protein S7, with protein MAAVEQETRTVGMDPANIKLFGRWSFEGVEIRDPGLKRYISLKPVWLPHTGGRHEHRRFGKSEVPIVERLINKLMRPGRNMGKKHLAYNIVKQAFEIIYLRTGENPLQILVRAIENSAPREDVTRIMYGGITYFVAVDVAPQHRVDVALKHLTEGARMCAFNNPKPIEECLADELIAAAEGDPKSFAVRKKEEIERIALSSR; from the coding sequence ATGGCTGCGGTGGAGCAGGAGACCCGCACAGTCGGCATGGACCCGGCTAACATCAAGCTATTCGGGAGGTGGAGCTTTGAGGGCGTCGAGATAAGGGATCCTGGGCTCAAGCGCTACATAAGCCTCAAGCCGGTTTGGCTGCCTCATACTGGTGGTCGTCACGAGCACCGCCGTTTCGGCAAATCAGAGGTCCCGATAGTGGAGAGGCTGATAAACAAGCTGATGCGCCCCGGCCGCAACATGGGTAAGAAGCATCTAGCCTACAACATAGTAAAGCAGGCCTTCGAGATAATATACCTGCGGACTGGCGAGAACCCGCTCCAGATACTTGTGCGCGCTATAGAGAACTCGGCGCCCCGCGAGGACGTAACAAGGATAATGTACGGTGGTATAACCTACTTCGTCGCAGTTGACGTGGCTCCGCAGCACCGTGTCGACGTAGCGCTAAAGCACCTAACAGAAGGCGCTAGGATGTGTGCATTCAACAACCCTAAGCCCATAGAGGAGTGTCTAGCAGACGAGCTAATAGCGGCAGCTGAGGGTGACCCGAAGAGCTTCGCTGTACGCAAGAAGGAGGAGATAGAGAGGATTGCTCTAAGCTCCAGGTAG
- a CDS encoding 30S ribosomal protein S12, whose translation MTGKKSPNGLFAARKLRRKRLKFRWSEREFKIRMLGLKRKYDPLEGAPMARGIVLEKVGVEARQPNSAVRKCVRVQLIKNGRVVTAFVPGDGGLLVVDEHDEVLIEGIGGPRGRSMGDIPGVRYRVVTVNGVSLKAILEGRKQKPQR comes from the coding sequence GTGACCGGCAAGAAGTCACCCAACGGTCTATTCGCGGCGCGTAAGCTGCGCCGCAAGAGGCTCAAGTTCCGCTGGAGCGAGCGCGAGTTCAAGATACGCATGCTAGGCCTCAAGAGGAAGTACGACCCCCTAGAAGGAGCGCCCATGGCGCGCGGCATAGTGCTGGAGAAGGTTGGCGTAGAGGCTCGTCAGCCAAACTCCGCCGTGCGTAAGTGTGTACGTGTCCAGCTAATCAAGAACGGCCGTGTAGTAACAGCATTCGTGCCAGGCGACGGCGGCCTCCTAGTAGTAGACGAGCACGACGAGGTACTCATAGAGGGTATAGGTGGTCCACGCGGCCGCTCAATGGGTGACATCCCAGGCGTGCGCTACCGCGTAGTCACAGTGAATGGCGTGTCACTGAAAGCCATACTAGAGGGCCGTAAGCAGAAGCCACAGCGCTGA
- a CDS encoding NusA-like transcription termination signal-binding factor, producing MVDIRLTAEEMRYMALLQDLTGAIARDCIVDNENNRVIFLVRPGDAGKAIGRRGANINRLRKLLGKEIEVVEFADDLESLVKNLFAPARILSVRVAQRNGRKILYVTVDPSDKGRAIGKGGRKVSVARMVLKRYYDIDEIKIR from the coding sequence TTGGTGGATATAAGGCTAACAGCCGAGGAAATGCGCTACATGGCGCTCCTCCAGGACCTCACGGGCGCTATAGCCCGCGACTGCATAGTGGATAACGAGAACAACCGCGTGATATTCCTAGTACGCCCCGGCGACGCGGGCAAGGCTATAGGCAGGCGCGGCGCCAACATAAACAGACTACGCAAGCTTCTAGGCAAGGAGATAGAGGTAGTAGAGTTCGCCGACGACCTAGAGAGCCTCGTGAAGAACCTATTCGCGCCAGCCAGGATACTAAGCGTACGCGTAGCCCAGCGTAACGGGAGGAAAATACTCTACGTGACAGTGGACCCCAGCGACAAGGGCCGTGCTATAGGCAAGGGAGGCCGCAAGGTATCAGTAGCGCGTATGGTGCTGAAGCGTTACTATGACATAGACGAGATAAAAATAAGATAA
- a CDS encoding 50S ribosomal protein L30e → MSAVQVTDIEKELVNALKTGKVILGSRKALRYVKTGKAKAVIVAANAPPELRSDILYYAELSGIPAYVYPGTSVELGAVCGKPFTVASLAILDPGSSRILDLIEAARSKTQQ, encoded by the coding sequence GTGAGTGCGGTCCAGGTAACGGATATCGAAAAGGAGCTAGTAAACGCCCTCAAGACGGGTAAGGTGATACTCGGCTCGAGGAAGGCACTACGCTACGTGAAGACAGGGAAAGCCAAGGCCGTCATCGTGGCTGCTAACGCGCCGCCGGAGCTGCGTAGCGACATACTCTACTATGCTGAGCTCAGCGGCATACCCGCCTACGTTTACCCGGGCACCAGCGTAGAGCTAGGAGCCGTCTGCGGTAAGCCATTTACAGTAGCAAGTCTAGCGATACTCGACCCGGGCAGCTCCCGTATTCTCGACCTAATCGAGGCAGCCAGAAGCAAGACACAGCAGTAA
- the rpoA2 gene encoding DNA-directed RNA polymerase subunit A'', protein MQQLVFSWEEFKPKIEEHLSRARERLPKRIYEELEEKLKNTVEKYGLTIDEAVKIIEYVLSEYEYSMVEPGEPVGTVAAQSIGEPGTQMTLRTFHYAGIREFNVTLGLPRFIELVDARREPSTPIMYIYLDEDHRYDENKAKEVARRIEYTRVVNVTSEIDIDLINLRIVLRLDPVMLEDKGVTVEQVKKTLERLKLGKVEEDPSNPLVLYIQLEPTESFSLIDLQKKREKVLNAKIKGIKKIRRVIIQSMVNDEGRTEYFLVTEGSNLKDVLEVPGVDPKRVYTNNIHEIEEILGIEAARAMLIKEMKDVLDEQGLDVDVRHIVLVADVMTMTGRVRQIGRHGVSGEKPSPLARAAFEMTTQNLFAAAARGEVDKLLGVTETVIVGGVVRVGTGMVEVRMNPSQIAKAMAQSPKAGQRGEA, encoded by the coding sequence ATGCAGCAGCTGGTATTCTCCTGGGAGGAGTTCAAGCCCAAGATAGAGGAACACCTCTCTAGGGCGCGCGAGCGCCTACCTAAGCGTATCTACGAGGAGCTAGAAGAGAAGCTCAAGAACACAGTAGAGAAGTACGGCCTCACAATAGACGAGGCCGTCAAGATAATAGAATACGTGCTCAGCGAATACGAGTACAGTATGGTGGAGCCCGGCGAGCCCGTAGGCACAGTAGCAGCACAGTCTATAGGCGAGCCCGGTACACAGATGACACTACGTACATTCCACTACGCTGGTATACGTGAGTTCAACGTAACCCTGGGTCTACCACGCTTCATAGAGCTAGTAGATGCTAGGCGCGAGCCATCAACACCTATAATGTACATCTACCTGGACGAGGACCACCGCTACGACGAGAATAAGGCTAAGGAGGTTGCCCGTAGGATAGAGTACACACGTGTAGTAAACGTGACCTCAGAGATAGACATCGACTTGATAAACCTCAGAATAGTCCTCCGCTTAGACCCCGTCATGCTTGAGGACAAGGGCGTCACCGTGGAGCAGGTAAAGAAGACGCTAGAGAGGCTAAAGCTAGGCAAGGTTGAGGAGGACCCGTCAAACCCGCTAGTGCTCTACATACAGCTTGAGCCAACGGAAAGCTTCAGCCTTATAGACCTCCAGAAGAAGCGTGAAAAGGTGCTCAATGCTAAGATAAAGGGCATCAAGAAGATTAGGCGCGTTATAATACAGTCAATGGTGAACGACGAGGGCCGGACAGAGTACTTCCTAGTGACGGAGGGCAGCAACCTAAAGGACGTCCTTGAGGTTCCTGGTGTGGATCCTAAGCGTGTCTACACGAACAACATCCACGAGATAGAGGAGATACTCGGCATCGAGGCTGCCCGCGCCATGCTCATAAAGGAGATGAAAGATGTTCTGGACGAGCAAGGCCTAGACGTAGACGTGCGCCACATAGTGCTAGTAGCAGACGTTATGACGATGACCGGACGTGTGAGGCAGATTGGCCGCCATGGTGTAAGCGGTGAGAAGCCCAGCCCGCTAGCCAGAGCAGCATTCGAGATGACTACACAGAACCTCTTCGCCGCAGCAGCGCGGGGAGAGGTGGACAAGCTACTCGGCGTGACCGAGACTGTTATAGTGGGTGGCGTGGTACGGGTCGGCACTGGGATGGTAGAGGTACGGATGAACCCGTCCCAGATAGCAAAAGCTATGGCTCAGTCACCTAAGGCCGGGCAGCGGGGTGAGGCCTAG
- the rpoA1 gene encoding DNA-directed RNA polymerase subunit A': MVLEEKIVKEIKFGILSPDEIRSMSVTAIVTSELYDEDGRPIQGGLMDPRLGAIAPGQVCLTCGNDAKHCPGHFGHIELARPVIHVGFAKQIHDALRATCRRCGRILLPENEIQRYLRLLERLEKRWPLLAKLLVTVVKKKAAKVTECPHCGERQYKVVLEKPYNFFEERPEGRVQMNPLEVRTRLERITNDDARLLGLDPEEARPEWMVLTVLPVPPIHVRPSIVLETGIRAEDDLTHKLADIVRTNERLRELLESGAPQALIDEHWLLLQYHVATYIDNELPRIPVARHRGGRPLKGIAQRLKGKEGRFRGNLSGKRVDYSARTVISPDPNISINEVGVPVDIAKTLTVRVPVTPWNIEEMRRYVLNGPERWPGANYVITKDGRKIDLRYADRKRIAEMLEPGWYVERHLRDGDVVLFNRQPSLHRMSIMAHIVKVLPGKTFRLNLLVCPPYNADFDGDEMNLHVPRTEEAQAEARELMLVQYHILSPRYGGPIIGGLQDYISGAYLLTSKATLLSQEDVVDLLSAAGYRGEIPEPAILSPKKRWTGKQLISLFLPKEFNFRGKARVAAGIFLCEDEWCWNDSFITIKKGELLTGVLDKKAIGTEQPRNMMHWLIKEYGTDYARFVYDNMFKMFIRFIEKRGFTMTVDDVALPKEAKEKIREILKEAEKRVYELIEIYKQGKLEPVPGRTMEESLELRILDVLSEARKKVEDVVVNYLDPFNNVYIMARTGARGNELNITQMAALLGQQSVRGERIHRGYRGRFLPHFRPGDLGPAARGFVYSSFYDGLTPLEVFFHAAGGREGLVDTAVRTSQSGYMQRRLINALQDLRVEYDGTVRTPQGEILQFVYGEDGVDPMKSAHGKAVDIDREIERVIGWRV; this comes from the coding sequence ATGGTGCTTGAGGAGAAGATAGTCAAGGAGATAAAGTTCGGTATACTCTCCCCAGACGAGATACGCAGCATGTCAGTCACAGCCATAGTTACCAGCGAACTCTACGACGAGGACGGCCGCCCCATACAGGGCGGCCTAATGGACCCCAGGCTAGGCGCTATCGCGCCAGGCCAGGTATGCCTCACCTGTGGCAATGACGCAAAGCACTGCCCAGGCCACTTTGGCCATATAGAGCTAGCACGCCCAGTCATACACGTGGGATTCGCTAAGCAGATACACGACGCCCTCCGGGCTACATGTAGGAGATGTGGACGCATACTGCTACCGGAGAACGAGATACAGCGCTACCTCCGGCTACTCGAGAGGCTGGAGAAGCGCTGGCCCCTCCTAGCAAAGCTGCTAGTAACAGTGGTCAAGAAGAAGGCCGCCAAGGTCACGGAGTGCCCGCACTGCGGCGAACGCCAGTACAAGGTGGTGCTAGAGAAGCCCTACAACTTCTTCGAGGAGCGCCCCGAAGGCCGTGTACAGATGAACCCGCTCGAGGTAAGGACGCGGCTAGAGAGGATAACCAACGATGATGCACGGCTCCTAGGCCTAGATCCGGAGGAGGCCAGGCCAGAGTGGATGGTCCTAACAGTACTACCCGTGCCCCCGATACATGTACGCCCATCAATAGTGCTAGAGACGGGCATAAGGGCTGAGGACGACCTAACCCACAAGCTCGCGGACATTGTCCGTACAAACGAGAGGCTACGCGAGCTGCTAGAGAGCGGTGCCCCACAAGCGCTTATAGACGAGCACTGGCTCCTACTCCAGTACCACGTAGCGACCTACATCGACAACGAGCTCCCGCGTATACCCGTTGCCAGGCACCGTGGCGGGCGCCCGCTGAAGGGTATCGCTCAGAGGCTGAAGGGTAAGGAGGGCCGTTTCCGTGGCAACCTCAGTGGTAAGCGTGTAGACTACTCAGCACGTACAGTCATATCGCCGGACCCCAACATAAGCATCAACGAGGTAGGAGTGCCTGTAGACATAGCTAAGACGCTTACAGTGAGAGTACCCGTAACCCCCTGGAACATAGAAGAGATGCGCCGCTACGTGCTCAACGGCCCCGAGCGCTGGCCCGGCGCTAACTACGTCATAACAAAGGACGGGCGTAAGATAGACCTACGCTATGCCGACCGCAAGCGTATAGCGGAGATGCTAGAACCAGGCTGGTACGTGGAGAGACACCTACGCGACGGCGATGTAGTGCTGTTCAACCGGCAGCCAAGCCTCCACCGCATGTCGATAATGGCCCACATAGTCAAGGTGCTGCCGGGTAAGACGTTCCGCCTCAACCTACTCGTATGCCCGCCGTACAACGCTGACTTCGACGGCGACGAGATGAACCTACACGTGCCACGCACAGAGGAGGCGCAGGCAGAAGCACGTGAGCTAATGCTAGTACAGTACCACATACTCTCCCCACGCTACGGTGGCCCCATCATAGGCGGTCTCCAGGACTACATAAGCGGCGCCTATCTGCTCACTAGCAAGGCAACACTACTCTCGCAGGAGGACGTAGTAGACCTGCTCTCTGCCGCAGGCTACCGCGGCGAGATACCAGAGCCGGCCATCCTATCGCCTAAGAAGCGCTGGACCGGCAAGCAGCTGATAAGCCTCTTCCTCCCCAAGGAGTTCAACTTCCGTGGAAAGGCCCGTGTAGCCGCCGGTATATTCCTCTGCGAGGACGAGTGGTGCTGGAACGACTCGTTCATAACCATAAAGAAGGGCGAGCTGCTGACAGGCGTCCTTGACAAGAAGGCGATAGGCACCGAGCAGCCCAGGAACATGATGCACTGGCTCATAAAGGAGTACGGTACCGACTACGCGCGCTTCGTGTACGACAACATGTTCAAGATGTTCATAAGGTTCATAGAGAAGAGGGGCTTCACGATGACCGTTGACGACGTAGCGCTGCCGAAGGAGGCTAAGGAGAAGATACGCGAGATACTAAAAGAGGCAGAGAAGAGGGTATACGAGCTAATAGAGATCTACAAGCAGGGCAAGCTCGAGCCCGTTCCAGGCCGCACAATGGAGGAATCCCTAGAGCTACGTATACTTGATGTGCTCTCGGAGGCACGTAAGAAGGTAGAAGACGTAGTAGTAAACTACCTAGACCCATTCAACAACGTGTACATTATGGCCCGTACCGGTGCTAGAGGTAACGAGCTCAACATAACCCAGATGGCCGCCCTACTAGGCCAGCAATCGGTGCGCGGCGAGCGTATACACCGCGGCTATCGCGGCCGCTTCCTGCCACACTTCAGGCCAGGAGATCTAGGCCCAGCTGCTAGGGGCTTCGTCTACTCGAGCTTCTACGACGGCTTGACGCCGCTAGAGGTGTTCTTCCACGCAGCAGGTGGCCGCGAGGGTCTGGTAGACACTGCTGTACGTACATCGCAGAGCGGCTACATGCAGAGGAGGCTGATAAACGCGCTACAGGACCTACGCGTCGAATACGACGGCACTGTGAGGACGCCACAGGGCGAGATACTGCAGTTCGTGTACGGCGAAGACGGTGTAGACCCTATGAAGAGTGCTCACGGCAAGGCTGTGGATATTGACCGCGAGATTGAGCGTGTGATAGGCTGGAGGGTGTAA
- a CDS encoding DNA-directed RNA polymerase subunit B: MKAFIDEFGLVKQHIDSYNRFVEKELKEIVKEFGVIATPRREYEVRIVDVELGEPMVMESDGSEHPVTPMECRIRDLTYAAPIKAKVVIVENGIEREPEDIILGFLPVMLRSKADPLAKCFYEGGPREECERILIEAGEDPRDPGGYFIINGSERVVVIQEDQALNRILVGKARAGTGSAVYTAKVISSHAGVRYQLILDMHKDGTLHVSMSRALSKIPFIILMRALGLESDRDIVLAISPDPQIQQMLIPSLEQARAINTVEDALDFIGSRFREGIGKPREQRIRVAERVLDYILLPHIGTKPEARLQKALFLGQMAAKLLEYVLGRRGEDDKDHYANKRVLLAGDLIAMVFRIAMRALAYDVRQQLEKLRARGRHVSVRMVIRSDIITNRLREALATGNWPGQRTGVSQILDRTNWLSMLSHLRRVVSQLSRSQPHFEARDVHGTQWGRICPFETPEGPNCGLVKNLSLMSYVSPGVSEEEVEKILYDMGVRDAVEIFNEVRKVGYYPPELQQWSKVFLNGKLIGYHPDGETLAQEIRRLRRSGKIPPDVNVSVYKTEHINEVYINTDQGRILRPVFVVENGKLVYSPEHAEKLRRGEWRFTDLLRHGIVELLDADEEENSYIALNPEDLTPEHTHMEIWPAAIVGVTASTIPYAEHNQSPRNTYQAAMAKQALGLYAANYQIRVDTRAHLLHYPEKPLVQTRTLDVIGFNDRPAGQNMIVAVMSFTGYNIEDAIIMNKSSIERGLARSTFFRLYVTEERRYAGGLSDKVEKPEANVEGSKPPEMYRKLDADGIISPEVEVTGGEVLIGKTSPPRFMEEYREFGTVSVRRRDTSVTMRHGEKGFVDTVILTENIEGFKLIKVRVRDQRIPELGDKFASRHGQKGVIGMLIPQYDMPFTEDGISPDLIINPHAFPSRMTLGQLFEAIAGKYAAVYGRLVDGTPFAKEPVENLKIELLKAGYAPDGTELMYDGRTGELLRNPILIGVVYYQKLHHMVADKMHARARGPVQVLTRQPTEGRAREGGLRFGEMERDCLIGHGAAMLLRERMLESSDRYVMYVCEKCGHIAWFDRNKRKYICPVHGDRGKISAVTVPYAFKLLLQEMMSMCVMPRLRLAPKHEWRPQGE, from the coding sequence ATGAAGGCGTTTATCGACGAGTTTGGGCTTGTCAAGCAGCACATAGACTCGTATAACAGGTTCGTCGAGAAAGAGCTCAAGGAGATAGTGAAGGAGTTTGGAGTAATAGCGACACCTAGACGAGAGTACGAGGTACGCATAGTAGACGTAGAGCTAGGCGAGCCAATGGTTATGGAGAGCGATGGGAGCGAGCACCCGGTAACGCCCATGGAGTGTCGGATCCGCGACCTAACGTACGCAGCGCCGATAAAAGCCAAGGTTGTGATAGTCGAGAACGGTATAGAGCGTGAACCGGAGGACATAATCCTCGGTTTCCTCCCGGTAATGCTACGCTCCAAGGCCGACCCGCTAGCAAAGTGCTTCTACGAGGGCGGCCCAAGAGAGGAGTGTGAGCGTATACTAATAGAGGCGGGAGAGGACCCCCGCGACCCCGGAGGCTACTTTATAATCAACGGCTCTGAGCGTGTGGTAGTCATCCAGGAGGATCAAGCTCTCAACAGGATACTCGTGGGTAAGGCCAGGGCTGGTACTGGTAGCGCAGTGTACACGGCCAAGGTCATATCCTCGCATGCTGGCGTACGCTACCAGCTCATCCTCGACATGCACAAGGACGGTACACTACACGTCTCAATGAGTCGCGCCCTCAGCAAGATACCTTTCATAATTCTCATGCGCGCCCTAGGCCTCGAGAGCGACCGTGACATAGTCCTGGCAATAAGCCCTGACCCCCAGATACAGCAGATGCTCATACCCTCCCTAGAGCAAGCACGTGCAATAAACACTGTAGAGGATGCACTAGACTTCATAGGTAGCAGGTTCCGCGAGGGTATCGGTAAGCCGCGCGAGCAGCGTATACGTGTAGCTGAGAGAGTCCTCGACTACATACTGTTACCCCACATAGGCACAAAGCCGGAAGCCCGTCTACAGAAGGCGCTCTTCCTCGGCCAGATGGCCGCAAAGCTACTCGAGTACGTGCTTGGACGCCGCGGCGAGGACGACAAGGACCACTATGCCAACAAGCGTGTCCTACTCGCAGGCGACCTCATAGCTATGGTGTTCCGTATAGCTATGAGGGCTCTAGCTTACGATGTAAGACAGCAGCTAGAGAAGCTACGTGCACGCGGCAGGCATGTAAGCGTCCGCATGGTTATACGCTCTGACATAATAACCAACCGCCTCCGCGAGGCACTCGCGACGGGTAACTGGCCTGGCCAGCGCACCGGCGTAAGCCAGATACTAGACCGTACAAACTGGCTATCAATGTTGAGCCATCTCCGCCGTGTAGTCTCGCAGCTGAGCCGTAGCCAGCCGCACTTCGAGGCCCGTGACGTCCATGGCACGCAGTGGGGCAGGATATGTCCATTCGAGACCCCCGAAGGCCCCAACTGTGGTCTCGTCAAGAATCTCTCGCTGATGTCCTACGTGTCTCCCGGTGTAAGTGAGGAGGAAGTAGAGAAAATCCTCTACGATATGGGTGTACGCGACGCAGTAGAGATATTCAATGAGGTACGCAAGGTAGGATACTACCCGCCAGAGCTGCAACAGTGGAGCAAAGTGTTCCTCAACGGTAAGCTCATCGGCTACCACCCAGACGGCGAGACACTAGCCCAGGAGATACGCAGGCTAAGACGTAGCGGCAAGATACCTCCCGACGTTAACGTCTCCGTATACAAGACCGAGCACATCAACGAGGTATATATAAACACAGATCAGGGCCGCATACTACGCCCAGTCTTCGTAGTCGAAAACGGCAAGCTAGTATACAGCCCAGAGCACGCCGAGAAGCTACGCAGAGGCGAGTGGAGGTTCACAGACCTCCTACGCCACGGCATAGTAGAGCTACTGGATGCCGATGAGGAAGAGAACAGTTACATAGCACTCAACCCAGAGGACCTAACGCCAGAGCACACCCACATGGAGATATGGCCTGCAGCAATAGTGGGCGTAACAGCGAGCACCATACCCTATGCCGAGCACAACCAGTCGCCACGTAACACCTACCAAGCGGCAATGGCCAAGCAGGCACTAGGCCTCTACGCCGCCAACTACCAGATACGTGTAGACACCCGCGCACACTTGCTACACTATCCCGAGAAGCCGCTAGTGCAGACACGTACACTAGACGTGATAGGCTTCAACGACCGCCCGGCCGGGCAGAACATGATAGTAGCAGTAATGTCGTTCACCGGCTACAACATCGAGGACGCTATAATCATGAACAAGTCGTCAATAGAGCGCGGCCTGGCACGCTCAACCTTCTTCCGCCTCTACGTTACGGAAGAGCGCCGCTATGCTGGAGGCCTCAGCGACAAGGTAGAGAAGCCCGAAGCCAACGTAGAGGGCTCTAAGCCGCCGGAGATGTACCGTAAGCTCGACGCAGACGGCATCATAAGCCCAGAGGTAGAGGTGACTGGCGGTGAGGTGCTGATAGGCAAGACTAGCCCGCCGAGATTCATGGAGGAGTACCGCGAGTTCGGCACAGTATCCGTCAGGCGCCGCGACACATCCGTGACAATGAGGCATGGCGAGAAGGGCTTCGTGGACACAGTGATACTCACAGAGAACATAGAGGGCTTCAAACTCATCAAGGTGCGTGTCCGTGACCAGCGTATACCAGAGCTGGGCGACAAGTTCGCGTCGCGCCACGGCCAGAAGGGCGTAATAGGTATGCTAATCCCGCAGTACGACATGCCATTCACCGAGGACGGTATATCGCCGGACCTCATAATCAACCCGCACGCATTCCCATCGCGAATGACCCTGGGCCAGCTCTTCGAGGCTATAGCGGGCAAGTACGCGGCAGTATATGGGCGACTGGTCGATGGTACACCCTTCGCTAAGGAGCCGGTCGAGAACCTCAAGATAGAGCTACTGAAGGCTGGTTACGCGCCCGACGGTACCGAGCTCATGTATGACGGCCGTACCGGAGAGCTGCTCCGCAACCCGATACTCATCGGTGTAGTGTACTACCAGAAGCTACACCACATGGTAGCAGACAAGATGCATGCACGCGCCAGGGGCCCAGTCCAGGTGCTGACAAGGCAGCCCACCGAGGGCCGTGCGCGCGAGGGCGGTCTAAGGTTCGGTGAGATGGAGCGCGACTGTCTCATAGGCCATGGCGCGGCTATGCTGCTACGCGAGCGTATGCTAGAGAGCAGCGACCGCTACGTGATGTACGTCTGCGAGAAGTGTGGCCACATAGCGTGGTTCGACCGCAACAAGAGGAAGTATATATGCCCGGTGCACGGCGACCGCGGCAAGATCTCGGCCGTCACGGTGCCCTACGCCTTCAAGCTCCTCCTCCAGGAGATGATGAGCATGTGTGTAATGCCCAGGCTCCGCCTCGCGCCTAAGCACGAGTGGAGGCCCCAGGGTGAGTAA